The Theobroma cacao cultivar B97-61/B2 chromosome 1, Criollo_cocoa_genome_V2, whole genome shotgun sequence genome contains the following window.
GCATCATATAGactaattttcttgaaatgtaaTTCTTGAAAAACAGGCTGTGACCATTGGGTGATGTTGAAAAGATTTCTGAAGTAATCATAAACAGTATTGTGGATGCCATTAAGCTTAAAAACCCAATAACCATCAACCATGACACTTGCTATGAGATTCCTACGTGATCGAGCTTTCGCAGTGCATTGAAAGAAATAAGTATTCTTGTCCCCTTCCTTAAGCCACTGAATCTTTGACTTTTGAAGCCATAAGGATTCTTTTTGCCTTGATGTTGTCCATAATTGATGCATCATGGTCCTTCTAGCCACACATTCACCCTCAATGAGGTCATGCAAGTTCCCAATCATATCATAGTCATCCATGAGATTTTCAAGCTCTAAgattttattgtttatattGACAAAAGAAGCTTTGTTCTATTGTTTAAAATGAGACTTTAATCTgttaagcattttttttaagtaaaaaccTGAAGAGCCATTTAAATTCATCTTTGCCCATTTTTTAATTACCATGTCACTAAAGCCAGGCAATGATGACTAGCAGTCAAGATAACGAAAGCTAGTCGCGGGCCCTAGTCAACAAATTCTAAGGCGAGAAAGATTGGATAGTGATCAAAAAGTTATCTCTTAAGCCTTTGTTGAGTAAAATCATGAAAAGACAAGACTCATtcggaagaaagaagaaaatgatcaAGTTTGctcattttgaaatttgaactATACCATGTGAATTTCTTACCTAATAGTGGTAAGTCAGTGAGTACACAAGTATTAATAAAGTCATTAAAATCATTGATACCTGAACCAATAGAGTTGCATCGTTATCTTTCCTCGGCTTTCCAAACGGTGTTGAACTCTCCTGCACAACACTAATTCAACTAAAATTGGTTTTTGAGAACAAGAAGTTTCTACCAAAGAATACATTTATCTTCAAGGTTGCATGGGGcataaatgtttaaaattacGCAAGGAAAATTTTTAGGAATCTAAGTTTCGCTAAACAGATTTAACCTATCATCAATAATAAAGGATGAAACggtaaagaaatttttatccCAAATAGAGAGAATTCCACCAGCTTGCCCATATGTAGGGTTGATAAGCCAACCAAGATTCTAATGTCCTCAAATGTGCTTGAAATATTGGGAAAGGAAATCGGTACACTTTGTTTCTTGAATGAGTAAAAATTAGACTTTATGATGCTGATCAATTTACAGATAAAACTAGCATTTTTTGTATTGCCTAAGCCCCGGGCATTCCAACAAAGGATGCACATTGGTAAAAGAGAAGTCAACCAACCATTAACTTAATAAATATCCACCagccaaagaagaaaagaaagcccAGAATCAAGGCAAATGAACAGAGTTAAACATAACATGCCAGAAATGTATcatcagaaaaataaaagaacaacAAATCATCTCGAACCTTAGATAGGTAACTGTGACTTTGGAAGGTAAGTAAGCAAAATTGATTAACAAAAGAGAAAGGCTGAAAGGATTTACATATCATCAATTGAGAAGAtgaaaaaatctcaaaaaattaatatgagATTTTAAGTAAGGATTACCTTTGCGATGAGCCTTAGTGTCCATTTTCTTTATAAGCCTTAAAATACTTTGCTCAGAACCTTAAGGATAGTAGCCCACTTGCTTACCAATGTCCCAAGTAGCCTTAGCTTCATTGACAATAACATAGTTTCTGTTTTTGAAATCACCGTCTGATAAGAAGTCATTTGAGAAAAAGCTATCAAAGTTTTCAAGGAGGACTCTTTTGGTTTGTTTACTAATGGCCTTTTTTCAATATTGCTAATCCTTTTGGACCTTATTCTCCCACCTTTAACTACACCGGATATGTCATTAATGAAGGTAACCTTGCTTGTGATGTTAAATAGAGGGAGCTCATCAACTGTATCTACATCTTTCAAGTTGCTAGCATCTTAATCACAAGGTGTCGTGGAGCCCTCTAGAGTATCACCTGCGATAGAGTTGGTTTCAGGATTTTTGTTTGGGCCCTTGTTCAAGCTATTTTGACTTTCAGAATTTCCTTGCACAGATTTGGGTTATGAATACAGTTGAAAGTCTTGACTAGGTGAAGGCTTAAAACATGATGAAAAGTTGAGTGGACATACAGGCTCAAAGCTTGGTGAAGAGTTAATAGGACTTGCAAGCACAATAGGGAGATCAAGGCCCTTTTGTGTCAATGGCGAGCTACAAGAGGTATTATCATGTTGGATTTAAAAGCCCATATTTTTATCTAAGGCTAAATTTAGGCTTCAGTCACATGATGGGTTGGGTGAACAAATAGAGAGGTCGGGCTTGATAGTTGGGCTTGGAAGGGGAAATAATTCAATAGAGGTGAGTATGGGCTCTAGAAGGTTGGCTTGGTTCATGTGTTCTGAAACAAACCCATTGTTGAGCAGCCCATCTAAATCCACccttttttccttcattaTCTACGACATGAGGTTCATCATGTTCTGTAATGCAGCCACCACTAGAGGCAAATGTCTTTGACGAGATGTTATCTTCCTCTAAACATGGATAATTCTATGATATGGAGTTATttggacttaattttgatagtaatttagcttagttcttgtattaatgtataaaaattaataagttttatttaattattttaaattagttattttagatGAGTCAATCTactcttagttaattttatgcttaatttggtgttaatgttattaaaataggttgttattgatttatttatgcttttgtaggtgtttggtgaaagaagaattttaatggaagaaggagagcaatttcaaggtgcaaACTTCCAATGCACATGTTTCGGTATTTTagccataactttctctacagaGCTCTAAATGAAGcaattcttaaaccattggaaagatgagagaaaaatatacaatttCATGTTTAGAACTTTGCCCTGTTCGCTTGTAAGATGGTTaaaaatcttgtcaaagtTGACACACTGTAGaagtcctagagcaattacaatttctcttaattaattaggcaaGGCTGTAACTCACATAGTCTGGTGAGGAATTCTAgttgaaattgacttctttctccacccaacttggcctaactttaAAGCCGATAGAAACAACCTTTCGGAGgacttaaaaaaagaaagaaaaacactAGATTGATATTTGAGAGTCAAGTTACAGAGTCATTGAAgttaagaagaatttgaaggattcaaagagatttgaagatcaagaatacaactttgagtttttctatcttttcttatattctctttttttcttggttttgtttttaattttttcattttattcgATGATAATgtatgacttgatggggaactaaattgttaatttaagattatgattgaactcaatatgtagtctgaattatttatcacTATTTACTTATGTTTaatagatttaagttgtttattttattctgttcttaatgcttctagttgattggccaccaattagattgaattggaaatctaaattaaaccttgatgaaggagatttaggtcgaccttgaatagaatagcgtatgatcgaatacacttagttgattaggtggtttgatttgcatatagggtagacatacacctataagccatacgtaacCAAAATTATAGcataaacttaatgaatctttcttcaatataatttgcaaagacatatagtaaattaattaggagaagtatttttatgagaaactcgaca
Protein-coding sequences here:
- the LOC108661317 gene encoding uncharacterized protein LOC108661317, with protein sequence MDDYDMIGNLHDLIEGECVARRTMMHQLWTTSRQKESLWLQKSKIQWLKEGDKNTYFFQCTAKARSRRNLIASVMVDGYWVFKLNGIHNTVYDYFRNLFNITQWSQPVFQELHFKKISLYDAFNLKAPPSVDELKDIVWSCDGFKALDLDSFNLNFYKKNWVMVKHDLFVMIADFMITGKLEKDLHGSHS